The following proteins come from a genomic window of Nicotiana tomentosiformis chromosome 12, ASM39032v3, whole genome shotgun sequence:
- the LOC138902565 gene encoding uncharacterized protein produces MAKSSAGETPFSLVYGAEALIPIEVGKPTLRYSQTNEESNDEAMLINLELLEGHRDLGHVRMAAQKQRMKRYYNQRANFRFFKVGDLVLRKKCKMGKEKAKLQRLQNQEEEKYPHCREE; encoded by the exons ATGGCCAAATCAAGTGcaggagaaactcctttttcgCTCGTGTATggtgctgaagccctaatcccAATTGAAGTGGGcaaacccactttgagatattctcaAACAAACGAAGAATCAAACGacgaagcaatgctaatcaacttggaactgctcgagggaCACAGGGACTTGGGgcatgtaagaatggcagctcaaaagcagaggaTGAAGCGATATTACAATCAGAGAGCCAACTTCCGttttttcaaagtaggagacttggttctaagaaaa AAGTGCAAAATGGGAAaagaaaaagctaaactgcagcgcctccagaaccaggaggaagagaagtatccgcatTGCCGGGAAGAGTAG